The uncultured Ilyobacter sp. genome has a segment encoding these proteins:
- a CDS encoding MarR family transcriptional regulator, giving the protein MYKKEELTGLIIKFYNELSKCSIETSKELGSYDMQIKQFHYLSLIDKNPNMTSSELSEILNITKPSVTEIINKLIKFECVYREQCALDKRVFYIKLTEKGKKIVKLRKLSAEKFAEKKLDSLTDEEISNFIKIFRKLFD; this is encoded by the coding sequence ATGTATAAAAAAGAAGAGTTAACAGGTCTGATAATAAAATTTTATAACGAACTGTCTAAATGTAGTATAGAAACTTCTAAAGAGCTAGGATCCTATGATATGCAGATAAAACAATTTCATTATCTAAGCTTGATAGATAAAAACCCAAACATGACATCAAGTGAACTGTCTGAAATTCTCAACATAACCAAGCCTTCGGTAACTGAAATAATAAATAAACTTATAAAGTTTGAGTGTGTTTACAGGGAGCAGTGTGCATTAGATAAAAGGGTTTTTTATATAAAGCTTACTGAAAAAGGTAAAAAGATAGTGAAATTAAGGAAGCTATCGGCAGAAAAGTTTGCAGAGAAAAAATTAGATTCTCTTACAGATGAGGAAATAAGTAATTTTATAAAAATATTTAGAAAACTATTTGATTGA
- a CDS encoding efflux transporter outer membrane subunit, with the protein MRGKEKLRLKKLPVALTLSAVLVFTGCTAVGPDYVSPKVKVPEKWNGENALNFNNENRLSEQWWKLFNDPMLDELIKEASNSNLDLKEAMARVDEYRSRLGVVTGDRYPTVGVQGDLLRQKTSKNAGYTGATNTYKGLGLEVGWEIDLFGRVRRSIEAAKANYQAVQEDRNDVIISINSRIALNYIKIRTYQARLEASNSNIELQREVLRITEARFKYGLATALEVAQAEQALSSSEATVPPLRIQLSEAINTMAVLLGRNPGELNQLMYEKKAIPVPPADAAIGVPADILRQRPDIRSAERQLAVETARVGIAKADLYPQFSLSGTFGYQSVSSGNLFSSGGNYFSIGPSLRWNIFSGGSILNQIDVQDAIVRQKAIQYESTVLNALNEAENTMTAYTEDSMRLKHLEKTVKASKKTVELSLNLYKQGLVDFENVLNSQLSQFTSEDRLAQARGDSAENFVRLYAALGGGWDPDSIVKTQK; encoded by the coding sequence ATGAGGGGAAAAGAAAAGCTGAGATTAAAAAAATTACCTGTAGCCTTGACCTTGTCAGCTGTACTGGTTTTCACTGGATGTACTGCTGTGGGACCTGACTATGTCTCGCCAAAGGTAAAAGTACCGGAAAAATGGAACGGAGAAAATGCTTTAAATTTTAATAATGAAAATAGGTTGTCTGAACAGTGGTGGAAATTATTTAACGATCCCATGTTAGATGAACTTATAAAGGAAGCTTCAAATAGTAATCTAGACTTGAAAGAGGCTATGGCACGTGTAGATGAATACCGTTCCAGGCTAGGTGTGGTGACAGGAGACAGATATCCTACAGTAGGTGTACAGGGAGATCTTCTGAGACAAAAGACCAGCAAAAATGCAGGGTATACTGGTGCTACAAATACTTACAAAGGGCTGGGCCTAGAGGTAGGCTGGGAGATAGACCTTTTTGGTCGTGTGAGGCGGAGTATAGAGGCTGCCAAAGCTAATTATCAAGCAGTCCAGGAAGATAGGAATGACGTAATAATATCAATTAATTCCAGAATAGCCCTTAACTATATAAAAATAAGAACTTATCAGGCAAGGCTAGAGGCTTCAAATTCAAATATAGAGCTTCAGAGAGAAGTTTTGAGGATCACAGAAGCAAGATTTAAGTACGGGTTGGCTACAGCTCTTGAAGTTGCCCAGGCAGAACAGGCTCTTTCAAGTTCAGAAGCTACTGTGCCACCCCTTAGGATACAGTTGTCAGAAGCTATAAACACCATGGCTGTTTTACTAGGACGAAATCCTGGAGAACTAAATCAGTTGATGTATGAAAAAAAAGCTATACCTGTGCCTCCTGCAGACGCGGCTATAGGGGTTCCTGCAGATATTCTTAGACAACGTCCTGACATCAGAAGTGCAGAGCGTCAATTAGCAGTAGAAACAGCTCGTGTAGGTATTGCCAAGGCAGACCTTTATCCGCAGTTTTCTCTTTCTGGAACATTTGGATATCAATCAGTATCAAGTGGAAATTTATTTAGTTCAGGAGGAAATTATTTTTCAATAGGGCCTTCTTTGAGATGGAATATATTTTCCGGAGGAAGTATATTAAATCAAATCGACGTGCAGGATGCAATTGTACGTCAAAAGGCTATTCAGTATGAGAGCACAGTACTTAATGCATTAAATGAAGCGGAGAATACAATGACGGCATATACAGAAGACAGTATGCGTCTAAAACATTTGGAAAAGACTGTGAAAGCATCTAAAAAAACAGTGGAGCTTTCTCTTAACCTCTATAAACAAGGGCTTGTAGATTTTGAAAATGTTTTAAATTCTCAACTAAGTCAGTTTACTTCTGAAGACAGATTAGCCCAAGCTAGAGGAGACAGTGCAGAAAACTTTGTACGTCTTTATGCAGCTCTAGGTGGAGGATGGGATCCTGATTCTATCGTAAAAACTCAGAAATAA
- a CDS encoding efflux RND transporter periplasmic adaptor subunit, translated as MESKNRKIYTLIFTILIMGTLFTGCEKENTYSPPPPSKVTVSKPTQKNVTNYLEFTGLTEAMDSVEIRPRVEGYLEKVMFKPGSFVKKGDLLFVIDQRPYNAKLGEAKAQLTIEISKLKAAEATFQRMEMAYKERAVSEVSVIQARADVEVAKAAIESAKAAVETAELNLSYTTIHAPISGRIDRNLVDAGNLIGAGENTLLATIIKDDSIYVYFNVNERDIIESDLLNSRADSTEIYLGLLNKDFSHKGKIDYINNRVNPGTGNIQVRAVFENSKKDILPGMFANIKISEKTIENALLVPDQIVGRDQQGYYLLAVNNENIVEYKHVEIGDLINGMRVIKSGIEPSDSIIVKGIQMAYPGREVSPIDEENSENKSPKTEN; from the coding sequence ATGGAGTCTAAAAACAGAAAAATTTACACCCTGATTTTCACAATTCTCATTATGGGAACACTTTTTACAGGATGCGAGAAGGAAAATACCTACTCTCCGCCACCTCCATCTAAGGTGACAGTGAGCAAGCCTACACAGAAAAATGTTACAAATTATTTGGAATTTACGGGACTTACTGAGGCTATGGATTCTGTAGAGATAAGACCCCGAGTAGAGGGGTATTTAGAAAAAGTAATGTTTAAGCCAGGTTCTTTTGTAAAAAAAGGTGACCTGCTATTTGTTATAGATCAGCGTCCTTATAATGCAAAACTTGGTGAAGCCAAGGCACAACTGACAATAGAAATATCAAAACTCAAGGCTGCCGAAGCAACTTTTCAGAGAATGGAAATGGCTTATAAAGAGCGTGCTGTAAGTGAAGTAAGTGTTATTCAGGCAAGAGCTGATGTAGAAGTTGCAAAGGCTGCAATAGAATCTGCAAAAGCTGCGGTAGAAACAGCAGAGCTTAATTTGTCTTATACCACAATACATGCACCTATAAGCGGACGTATAGACAGAAATCTTGTAGACGCAGGAAACCTAATAGGAGCCGGAGAAAATACCCTCCTTGCAACTATTATAAAAGATGATTCTATCTATGTATATTTTAACGTAAATGAAAGAGATATTATTGAATCTGACCTATTAAACAGTCGGGCCGATTCCACTGAAATATATTTAGGACTTTTAAATAAGGATTTTTCTCATAAGGGGAAAATAGACTACATAAATAACAGGGTAAATCCAGGAACTGGAAATATACAGGTAAGGGCTGTCTTTGAAAACAGTAAAAAAGATATTCTACCTGGAATGTTTGCCAACATTAAAATATCTGAAAAAACCATAGAAAATGCCCTTCTTGTACCAGATCAAATAGTTGGAAGGGATCAACAGGGCTATTATTTATTAGCTGTAAACAATGAAAATATTGTCGAGTATAAACATGTTGAGATCGGAGATCTCATAAATGGAATGAGGGTTATAAAATCAGGAATAGAGCCAAGTGATAGCATAATTGTAAAAGGTATCCAGATGGCTTATCCAGGACGTGAAGTTTCTCCTATAGATGAAGAAAACTCAGAAAATAAAAGTCCTAAAACGGAAAATTAA